From the genome of Aphanothece sacrum FPU1, one region includes:
- a CDS encoding phycobilisome linker polypeptide, which translates to MAITTAASRLGTSAYSDASPVELRSNWSQADAKAVIRAVYRQVLGNDYIMESERLKSAESLFTNGSISVREFVRAVAKSELYKNKFFSSNFQTRVIELNYKHLLGRAPYDESEVVYHLDLYENQGFEADIDSYIDSMEYQENFGENIVPYYRGFNTQIGQKTVGFTRMFRLYRGYANSDRSQIEGNTVRLATELGQNAASSVVGPSGANEGWAYRASKAGVTPSKALGGTVPFGSTSRKAYRIEIAGIGANGASSYPSVRRSNKALIVPFEELSATLQRINRSGGKVANITPASL; encoded by the coding sequence ATGGCGATTACAACAGCAGCTTCTCGTCTGGGTACGTCAGCATATAGTGATGCGTCTCCCGTTGAACTCCGTTCTAACTGGAGTCAAGCAGATGCTAAAGCCGTAATCCGGGCGGTCTATCGTCAGGTATTGGGCAACGACTATATTATGGAATCTGAGCGTCTTAAGAGTGCCGAGTCTCTCTTTACCAACGGTTCTATCAGTGTCAGAGAATTTGTTCGGGCCGTGGCTAAATCAGAACTTTACAAAAATAAGTTCTTTTCTAGCAATTTCCAAACACGGGTGATTGAACTCAACTACAAACACCTGTTAGGACGAGCTCCCTACGATGAGTCAGAAGTAGTCTATCACCTTGATCTTTATGAAAATCAAGGATTTGAGGCTGATATTGACTCTTATATTGATTCTATGGAATATCAAGAAAACTTTGGGGAAAATATTGTTCCCTACTACCGAGGTTTTAATACCCAAATCGGACAAAAAACCGTTGGGTTTACCCGGATGTTTCGCCTTTATCGGGGTTATGCTAACAGCGATCGCTCTCAAATTGAAGGCAATACCGTGCGTTTAGCCACTGAATTAGGGCAAAATGCGGCTTCATCTGTAGTTGGCCCTTCGGGTGCTAATGAGGGTTGGGCTTATCGCGCTTCTAAAGCAGGTGTCACCCCCAGTAAAGCCTTAGGAGGAACAGTTCCTTTTGGTAGTACCTCCCGCAAAGCTTATCGGATAGAAATTGCCGGTATTGGGGCTAACGGGGCTTCAAGTTATCCCAGTGTGCGTCGTAGCAATAAAGCTTTGATTGTACCTTTTGAAGAATTATCAGCCACTCTACAACGTATTAACCGTTCTGGTGGTAAAGTCGCTAACATTACCCCTGCTAGTCTCTAA
- a CDS encoding RNA-guided endonuclease InsQ/TnpB family protein produces MLNLNYAYRIYPDASQEKELLEWLEICRGVYNYALAERKEWINSRKCQVNACSLHSEYIIPAHQPFPDYYKQKKALTIAKKQYPELKRVQSQVLQEVMGRLDKAFNFFWKRSFGFPRFKKYGQFRSINFPQFTENPITGYQLKLPKIGDVLINLHRPIPDGFIVKQVQIVKKASGWYAVICIQSDVKIPSAKPQGKSLGIDLGLEKFIATSLGELIARPKFFVELQSKLKWLQRKLAKKQKGSKNRLKAIQKVARLHEHIYNTRKNFHYQVAHHLCDQSNIIFAEDLNLKAMSRGMLCKHTLDAGFGVFLESLKHVAWKRDVYFEKVDANFTSQICPNCSVVTGKKELSQRVHDCSHCGFLTDRDVASAMVVEQRGLAALGLGVKLPVEEDVIGDIPKKVSRASRRSPESLIVIWGSPRYTALSS; encoded by the coding sequence GTGTTAAACCTTAACTACGCTTATCGAATTTATCCTGATGCCAGTCAAGAGAAAGAATTGCTTGAATGGCTAGAAATTTGTCGAGGTGTTTATAATTACGCCTTGGCAGAAAGAAAAGAATGGATAAATTCTCGTAAATGTCAGGTTAACGCTTGTAGTCTTCATTCTGAATATATCATACCTGCTCACCAGCCCTTTCCCGACTATTATAAACAGAAAAAAGCCTTAACAATAGCTAAAAAACAATATCCAGAACTTAAACGAGTTCAATCTCAGGTATTGCAAGAGGTTATGGGTCGTTTGGATAAAGCGTTTAACTTTTTCTGGAAACGAAGTTTTGGTTTTCCTCGTTTTAAGAAATATGGTCAGTTTCGCTCAATTAATTTTCCTCAATTCACGGAAAATCCGATAACAGGGTATCAATTAAAACTCCCAAAAATAGGGGATGTTCTAATTAATCTACACCGCCCTATTCCTGATGGATTTATCGTTAAACAAGTTCAGATAGTTAAAAAAGCTTCTGGTTGGTATGCTGTCATTTGTATTCAATCAGATGTCAAAATACCTTCTGCAAAGCCTCAAGGAAAATCTTTGGGTATTGATTTGGGGCTGGAGAAATTTATTGCCACATCTCTTGGGGAACTGATTGCTAGACCCAAGTTTTTTGTCGAACTTCAAAGTAAGCTTAAATGGCTACAACGAAAACTAGCCAAAAAACAAAAAGGGTCTAAAAATCGACTTAAAGCTATTCAAAAAGTAGCTAGACTTCATGAACATATTTACAACACTCGTAAAAACTTTCATTATCAAGTAGCTCATCATCTTTGTGACCAATCGAACATAATCTTTGCTGAGGATTTAAACTTAAAAGCCATGTCTAGAGGGATGCTATGCAAGCATACTCTTGATGCGGGTTTTGGTGTTTTTTTGGAATCATTGAAGCACGTTGCTTGGAAACGAGATGTTTATTTTGAGAAAGTTGACGCTAATTTTACCAGTCAAATATGTCCCAATTGTAGCGTAGTAACTGGTAAAAAAGAACTGTCTCAACGAGTACATGATTGTTCTCATTGTGGTTTTTTAACCGATAGGGATGTTGCTTCAGCTATGGTTGTTGAGCAACGTGGACTTGCAGCCCTCGGACTGGGGGTCAAGCTGCCTGTGGAGGAAGATGTCATCGGGGATATCCCTAAAAAGGTATCTAGAGCGTCCCGTAGAAGCCCCGAAAGCCTCATAGTGATATGGGGAAGCCCGCGCTATACTGCTCTTAGCAGTTAG
- a CDS encoding phycobilisome linker polypeptide, which translates to MSRQSLVGSSSTSASRVFVYEVTGLRQNEESDKNNYPFRQSGSVFVNVPYSRMNEQMQRITRLGGRIVGIKPLVDA; encoded by the coding sequence ATGTCACGTCAATCATTAGTTGGATCAAGTAGCACATCAGCTAGTCGTGTCTTTGTTTACGAAGTTACGGGATTACGTCAAAATGAGGAAAGTGACAAAAATAATTATCCTTTTCGTCAGAGTGGTAGTGTCTTCGTTAACGTTCCTTATAGCCGCATGAATGAACAAATGCAGCGAATTACCCGTTTAGGTGGTAGGATTGTTGGTATTAAGCCATTAGTAGATGCTTAA